A genomic stretch from Cloacibacterium caeni includes:
- a CDS encoding T9SS type A sorting domain-containing protein codes for MKKIYLFPFLLLLFVSKVYSQTLNERRATLESHIKNIENNASKLKSDGQVPPKEYNIRDLKNTIDPVTGENKFQSLVKLNNEIKSGKYAPKQNISFLGNIIPNSNQRINSINNTQWFERGPYSVGGRTRAILFDPNDATGKRVFAGGVSGGLWVNNDITNASSEWSPINDFWANLSVVCIAADPNNPQIMYVGTGESSTQDNVGAGIWKTTNGGATWTQIFAPANTYNSQGIRNGYFYVNDIKVRNNGGVSEVYAGVSGGYNEGFHGLYQSGLYKSTDGSNFTRITSLSLPEASYIGYSIQQIEIGFDNSVWVSTRGALFGGTTSGGKIFRSIDGINFTNIYNANLSNSRVQIALSKTNGAVAYGLLQGSGSTEPVRIIKTTDTGATWAASNVVNSGVTLPKDKDTGIPANDFTRGQSFYDLVIVTDPTNDATVYVGGIDLFRSTNSGSTWTQISKWSNNNQLATLSVSLVHADQHAIVFNPKDSNQIVFGNDGGIYFCSNKANIVTNTGISVRNNRYNVTQFYDAKMNPTKTNSTEEILAGAQDNGTRRFTGAPLANNLYSDAYYDGGDGAFVEFDDNNIYKISSYVYNNHYLYHAPSNTYIDLIDAPDNDLGHFINEATLDRNIDVFYSYGNKDATTKEITLNKVDGLSTNPLNLGRSKIILGNFTSEDVSCLAASPYQTTYTTLMVGFDNGRLFKVTYANTGIYQINELTVPFLGAISDIQYGTNDNEIIVTISNYNTDSVFYTTDGGTTWNSKEGNLPDMPIRSALMNPENKNEVILGTELGVWGTTNFLSATPTWSQYTNGLGNVRVTNLDYRPSTRTVLASTYGRGIFTTMNDTNLATTENSVEEIYRVYPNPTRGDFYLKMNAKHKNVTVNVFDISGKLVFTKNGVNAEEKISPSLPKGHYIVKVEKEGEYIFSSKLIVR; via the coding sequence ATGAAAAAAATATACTTATTTCCTTTTTTACTTTTACTATTTGTAAGTAAAGTTTATTCGCAAACCCTTAATGAAAGAAGAGCTACTCTCGAAAGTCACATTAAGAATATAGAAAATAATGCCAGCAAATTAAAATCTGATGGACAAGTTCCACCAAAAGAATATAACATCAGAGATTTAAAAAATACGATTGATCCAGTAACTGGCGAGAATAAGTTTCAGAGTTTAGTGAAACTAAATAATGAAATTAAATCTGGTAAATACGCTCCAAAACAAAATATCTCTTTTCTAGGAAATATTATTCCTAATTCCAATCAAAGAATTAACTCAATTAATAACACACAATGGTTTGAGAGAGGACCATATAGTGTAGGAGGAAGAACTAGGGCAATTTTATTTGATCCAAACGATGCTACAGGAAAAAGAGTTTTTGCCGGTGGAGTTTCTGGAGGACTTTGGGTAAATAATGATATTACCAATGCCTCTTCTGAATGGTCACCAATTAATGATTTTTGGGCAAATCTTTCTGTAGTATGTATTGCTGCAGATCCTAATAATCCACAAATTATGTATGTGGGAACTGGTGAATCTTCTACACAAGATAATGTAGGAGCTGGTATTTGGAAAACTACAAATGGAGGTGCAACTTGGACACAAATTTTTGCACCAGCAAATACTTATAACTCACAAGGAATTAGAAATGGTTATTTCTATGTAAATGACATTAAAGTAAGAAATAACGGAGGAGTGTCCGAAGTTTATGCGGGAGTAAGTGGCGGTTATAACGAAGGCTTTCATGGACTATACCAATCAGGGCTTTATAAATCTACAGATGGTTCGAATTTTACAAGAATCACTTCATTAAGTTTACCAGAAGCTAGTTATATAGGCTATTCAATTCAGCAAATAGAAATAGGTTTTGATAATTCAGTTTGGGTTTCTACAAGAGGGGCTTTGTTTGGTGGTACAACATCAGGTGGTAAAATTTTTCGTTCTATAGACGGAATAAATTTCACTAATATATATAATGCAAATTTGTCAAATTCTAGAGTACAAATTGCACTTTCTAAGACAAACGGTGCTGTAGCTTATGGTTTGCTTCAGGGAAGTGGTTCTACAGAGCCAGTTAGAATTATTAAAACTACAGATACAGGTGCTACATGGGCAGCTAGTAATGTAGTGAATTCTGGTGTTACCCTCCCGAAAGATAAAGATACAGGGATTCCTGCTAATGATTTTACAAGAGGCCAAAGTTTCTATGATTTGGTAATTGTAACAGATCCTACCAATGATGCTACAGTTTATGTAGGAGGTATTGATTTATTTAGAAGTACCAACTCTGGTTCTACGTGGACTCAAATTTCTAAATGGTCTAATAATAATCAGTTGGCTACGCTTTCGGTTTCTCTAGTTCATGCAGACCAGCATGCCATAGTCTTCAACCCGAAAGATAGTAACCAAATTGTATTTGGAAATGATGGTGGAATATATTTCTGTTCTAATAAAGCTAATATTGTTACTAATACAGGAATTTCAGTAAGAAATAATAGATATAATGTTACCCAATTCTATGATGCAAAAATGAATCCTACTAAGACCAATTCTACTGAAGAAATTTTAGCAGGTGCGCAAGATAACGGAACAAGAAGATTTACAGGGGCTCCATTAGCAAATAATCTTTACTCAGATGCTTATTATGATGGTGGAGACGGTGCATTTGTAGAGTTTGACGATAATAATATTTATAAAATAAGTAGCTACGTTTATAATAATCATTATTTATATCACGCACCAAGTAACACTTATATAGACTTAATTGACGCGCCAGATAACGATTTAGGACATTTTATAAACGAAGCTACACTAGATAGAAATATAGATGTATTTTATTCTTATGGAAATAAAGATGCCACAACAAAAGAAATTACATTAAATAAAGTAGATGGTTTATCAACTAATCCGCTTAATTTGGGAAGAAGTAAAATCATATTAGGTAATTTTACTTCAGAAGATGTTTCTTGTTTAGCTGCTTCACCTTATCAAACCACATACACAACACTTATGGTAGGATTTGATAATGGTAGACTTTTTAAAGTTACTTATGCTAATACTGGTATTTATCAAATTAATGAATTAACCGTTCCGTTCTTAGGAGCCATTTCTGATATTCAGTATGGTACTAATGATAATGAAATCATCGTTACCATTTCTAATTATAATACTGATAGTGTTTTTTATACTACAGATGGAGGGACAACTTGGAATAGTAAAGAAGGAAACCTACCCGATATGCCAATTAGAAGTGCTTTGATGAATCCAGAAAATAAAAATGAAGTGATTCTAGGTACAGAATTAGGAGTATGGGGAACTACCAACTTCCTAAGTGCTACACCAACTTGGTCTCAATATACAAATGGTTTAGGAAACGTAAGAGTCACCAATTTAGACTATAGACCAAGTACAAGAACTGTTTTAGCTTCTACTTATGGTAGAGGTATATTCACAACTATGAATGATACCAATCTTGCAACTACAGAAAATTCAGTAGAAGAAATCTATAGAGTATATCCTAATCCTACAAGAGGAGATTTCTACTTAAAAATGAATGCAAAACACAAGAACGTTACCGTAAATGTTTTTGATATTTCGGGGAAATTAGTTTTCACTAAAAATGGAGTGAATGCAGAAGAAAAAATCTCACCAAGTCTACCGAAAGGACATTACATCGTAAAAGTTGAAAAAGAAGGTGAGTACATTTTCTCTTCTAAACTTATTGTAAGATAA
- a CDS encoding DUF3467 domain-containing protein: protein MDNNQNQDQNINIQLNEMVAAGAYCNLALVNHSPSEFVLDFIQLMPGVQQAQVRSRVILAPLHAKRVLAALQQNIQNYEAQFGEIKEVEPFVVGAGNAQA from the coding sequence ATGGATAACAACCAAAACCAAGATCAAAACATCAATATTCAATTAAACGAAATGGTAGCAGCTGGTGCTTATTGCAACCTTGCATTAGTAAACCACTCACCATCTGAGTTTGTATTAGATTTTATTCAATTAATGCCAGGAGTTCAGCAGGCTCAAGTAAGAAGCAGAGTAATCCTTGCTCCTCTTCATGCAAAAAGAGTTTTAGCTGCTCTTCAACAAAATATCCAAAACTATGAAGCTCAATTCGGAGAAATCAAAGAAGTTGAACCTTTCGTAGTAGGTGCTGGTAATGCTCAAGCATAA
- the rpoC gene encoding DNA-directed RNA polymerase subunit beta', which translates to MMSKNKTSRFSKITIGLASPEIILQESKGEVLKPETINYRTHKPERDGLFCEKIFGPVKDYECACGKYKRIRYKGIVCDRCGVEVTEKKVRRERIGHINLVVPVAHIWYFRSLPNKIGYLLGLPSKKLDMIIYYERYVVIQQGIAKKADGSDFEDKEFLTEEEYLDVLETLPIENQYLEDTDPNKFVAKMGAEAVEELLKRIDLDALSYDLRHKAHNESSKQRRTEALKRLSVVEALRGANTRMINRPEWMVMRVLPVIPPELRPLVPLDGGRFATSDLNDLYRRVIIRNNRLKRLLEIKAPEVILRNEKRMLQEAVDSLFDNTRKSSAVKSESNRPLKSLSDSLKGKQGRFRQNLLGKRVDYSARSVIVVGPNLQLHECGIPKDMAAELYKPFIIRKLIERGIVKTVKSAKRIIDRKEPVVYDILENVMKGHPVLLNRAPTLHRLGIQAFQPKMIEGKAIQLHPLVTTAFNADFDGDQMAVHLPLGPEAILEAQLLMLGSQNILNPANGSPITVPSQDMVLGLYFMTKEAHSTETHKVKGEGLVFYSPEEVEIAYSEGQVSLNAKVRCRLPFKTEEGEIVTKLQDTTVGRILFNQIVPKQVGYIDELLTKKSLRNVIGKILADTDFPTTVKFLDDMKNLGYMNAFKGGLSFSLADIVVPAEKKTMIAQAIETVDEIKGNYNMGLITDTERYNQVIDVWTNTNAGLTEMIMSRMKSDQGGFNSVYMMLDSGARGSKEQIRQLSGMRGLMAKPQKAGAVGAEIIENPIIANFKEGLSILEYFISTHGARKGLADTALKTADAGYLTRRLVDVAQDVIITEDDCGTLRGTEVAALKKNDEIVEKLSERILGRVSLHDIYNPENDEILVHADELINEELAKKVEEAGIETVEVRSPLTCEAKKGICAKCYGRNLATGKMIHMGEAVGVIAAQSIGEPGTQLTLRTFHQGGTAGNVSENPTIVAKRDGIVEFDELRTIISEDENGNEADIVISRSTEFRLVADNAARTPLMVANVPYGSALSVKPGDKVKKGDLIAKWDPYNAVIIAETAGKVEYEDIIQGVSFQLEIDEQTGFEEKVISESRNKKAIPTLKVVDSKGIEQKAYNLPVGAHLMVNDGEKIKAGKVLIKIPRKSAKAGDITGGLPRVTELFEARNPSNPAVVTEIDGVVSYGKIKRGNRELIVESKTGEIKKYLVKLSNQILVQENDFVRAGSPLSDGSVTPDDILRIKGPTAVQEYLVNEIQEVYRLQGVKIDDKHFEIIVRQMMTKVEIVDGGDTQFLENSLEHKYDFLEENNRVFGLKVVTEPGDSKIFKAGQMITARELRDENSKLKREDLQLVEVREALTATATPVLQGITRAALQTKSFMSAASFQETTKVLNEAAVSGKVDELNGLKENVIVGHRIPAGTGLKDYQSVIVGSKKEFEDLN; encoded by the coding sequence ATTATGTCAAAAAATAAAACAAGTAGATTTAGTAAAATCACCATCGGTTTAGCTTCTCCTGAAATCATTCTTCAAGAGTCAAAAGGAGAGGTGCTAAAACCAGAAACGATTAACTATAGAACTCACAAACCAGAAAGAGATGGTTTATTCTGCGAGAAAATCTTCGGTCCTGTAAAGGATTACGAATGTGCTTGTGGAAAATATAAGAGAATTCGATACAAAGGCATCGTTTGTGACCGTTGTGGTGTAGAAGTTACCGAGAAAAAAGTACGTAGAGAGAGAATTGGACACATTAATTTAGTGGTTCCAGTTGCTCACATCTGGTATTTCCGTTCACTTCCAAACAAAATTGGTTACCTTTTAGGATTACCTTCTAAGAAATTAGATATGATTATCTACTACGAAAGATATGTAGTAATCCAACAAGGTATCGCTAAAAAAGCAGACGGTTCTGATTTCGAAGACAAAGAATTCTTAACAGAAGAAGAATATCTAGATGTTTTAGAAACGCTTCCTATCGAAAACCAATATTTAGAAGATACAGATCCTAACAAATTTGTTGCTAAAATGGGTGCTGAAGCAGTGGAAGAATTGTTAAAGAGAATTGATTTAGATGCTCTTTCTTACGATCTTCGTCACAAAGCTCACAATGAATCTTCTAAACAAAGAAGAACTGAAGCATTAAAAAGATTATCTGTAGTAGAAGCTCTTAGAGGTGCTAATACTAGAATGATTAACCGCCCAGAATGGATGGTGATGCGTGTTCTTCCTGTAATTCCACCAGAATTAAGACCACTAGTTCCACTAGATGGTGGTAGATTCGCTACATCAGATTTAAATGATTTATACAGAAGAGTTATCATTAGAAACAACCGTCTAAAGAGACTTTTAGAGATTAAAGCTCCAGAAGTTATCTTGAGAAACGAGAAGCGTATGCTTCAGGAAGCGGTAGATTCATTATTTGATAACACTAGAAAATCATCTGCTGTAAAATCAGAATCTAACAGACCATTGAAATCACTTTCAGATTCATTGAAAGGAAAACAAGGTCGTTTCCGTCAGAACTTATTAGGAAAAAGGGTAGATTACTCTGCACGTTCGGTTATTGTTGTAGGTCCTAACTTACAATTACATGAGTGTGGTATCCCTAAAGATATGGCAGCAGAACTTTACAAACCATTTATCATTAGAAAGTTAATTGAAAGAGGTATTGTAAAAACAGTAAAATCTGCTAAAAGAATTATTGATAGAAAAGAACCAGTAGTTTATGATATTCTAGAAAACGTGATGAAAGGTCACCCAGTTCTATTGAACCGTGCACCTACTCTTCACAGATTGGGTATCCAAGCGTTCCAGCCTAAAATGATTGAAGGTAAAGCTATCCAACTTCACCCGTTAGTAACTACGGCATTCAACGCCGACTTCGATGGTGACCAGATGGCGGTACACTTACCATTAGGGCCAGAAGCAATTTTAGAAGCTCAGTTATTAATGCTAGGTTCTCAGAATATCTTGAACCCAGCTAACGGTTCTCCTATTACCGTACCTTCTCAGGACATGGTTCTTGGTCTATATTTCATGACCAAAGAAGCGCATTCTACAGAAACGCACAAGGTAAAAGGTGAAGGTTTAGTATTCTATTCTCCAGAAGAAGTAGAAATTGCTTACTCTGAAGGTCAAGTTTCTCTTAACGCTAAAGTAAGATGTAGACTTCCATTTAAAACAGAAGAAGGAGAAATAGTAACTAAACTTCAAGATACTACAGTTGGTAGAATTTTATTTAACCAAATTGTTCCTAAACAAGTAGGTTATATTGATGAATTATTGACTAAAAAATCATTAAGAAACGTAATTGGTAAAATCTTAGCAGATACAGATTTCCCAACTACTGTTAAGTTCCTTGATGATATGAAAAATCTTGGTTATATGAACGCTTTCAAAGGCGGTCTATCTTTCTCACTGGCTGATATTGTAGTACCAGCAGAAAAGAAAACCATGATTGCTCAAGCAATTGAAACAGTAGACGAGATTAAAGGGAACTATAACATGGGTCTTATCACAGATACAGAACGTTATAACCAAGTAATTGACGTTTGGACCAATACCAATGCTGGTCTTACTGAGATGATTATGAGCAGAATGAAATCTGACCAAGGTGGATTCAACTCTGTATATATGATGCTAGATTCTGGAGCGAGGGGTTCTAAAGAACAGATTCGTCAGTTATCTGGTATGAGAGGTTTGATGGCAAAACCACAAAAAGCTGGTGCAGTAGGAGCCGAGATCATCGAAAACCCAATTATTGCGAACTTTAAAGAAGGTTTATCAATTTTGGAATACTTTATCTCTACCCACGGTGCTCGTAAAGGTCTTGCGGATACCGCTCTTAAAACTGCGGATGCTGGTTACTTAACAAGAAGATTAGTAGACGTAGCTCAAGACGTAATCATTACAGAAGATGATTGTGGTACTTTAAGAGGTACAGAAGTAGCTGCATTGAAGAAAAATGATGAAATCGTAGAAAAACTATCTGAAAGAATTTTAGGTAGAGTTTCTCTTCACGACATCTATAATCCAGAAAACGACGAAATTTTAGTTCACGCTGATGAGTTGATTAACGAAGAGCTTGCTAAAAAAGTAGAAGAAGCGGGTATAGAAACCGTAGAAGTTCGTTCACCATTGACTTGTGAAGCTAAAAAAGGTATCTGTGCGAAATGTTACGGACGTAACCTAGCTACAGGTAAGATGATTCACATGGGAGAAGCTGTAGGTGTAATTGCGGCACAATCAATTGGGGAACCAGGTACTCAGCTTACACTGAGAACTTTCCACCAAGGGGGAACTGCAGGAAACGTTTCAGAAAATCCTACTATCGTTGCTAAGAGAGATGGTATCGTAGAATTTGACGAATTAAGAACCATTATTTCTGAAGATGAAAATGGTAATGAAGCAGATATCGTAATTTCTCGTTCTACAGAATTCCGTTTAGTAGCAGATAATGCAGCTAGAACACCATTAATGGTAGCAAACGTACCTTATGGTTCTGCACTTTCTGTAAAACCTGGTGATAAAGTGAAAAAAGGAGACCTTATTGCAAAATGGGATCCATATAACGCGGTTATCATCGCAGAAACTGCTGGTAAAGTAGAATACGAAGATATTATTCAAGGGGTTTCTTTCCAATTAGAAATCGACGAACAAACAGGTTTCGAAGAAAAAGTAATCTCAGAATCTAGAAATAAGAAAGCCATTCCTACCTTGAAAGTGGTAGATTCTAAAGGAATTGAGCAAAAAGCATACAACTTACCAGTAGGAGCTCACTTAATGGTAAATGATGGTGAAAAAATTAAGGCAGGTAAAGTCTTAATCAAAATTCCTAGAAAATCTGCAAAAGCAGGGGATATCACAGGAGGTTTACCAAGAGTAACCGAATTATTCGAAGCGAGAAATCCTTCTAATCCTGCTGTAGTTACAGAAATTGACGGGGTAGTTTCTTATGGTAAAATTAAGAGAGGTAACCGTGAATTAATCGTAGAATCTAAAACTGGTGAGATTAAGAAATATTTAGTAAAACTTTCTAATCAAATCTTAGTTCAAGAAAACGACTTCGTGAGAGCTGGCTCGCCACTTTCTGACGGTTCTGTAACACCAGATGATATCTTAAGAATCAAAGGTCCAACAGCTGTTCAAGAGTATTTAGTAAACGAAATTCAAGAAGTTTACCGTTTACAAGGGGTAAAAATTGACGATAAGCATTTCGAAATCATCGTAAGACAGATGATGACTAAAGTAGAAATCGTAGACGGAGGTGATACCCAATTCCTTGAAAACAGTCTTGAACATAAATATGATTTCCTTGAAGAAAACAACAGAGTTTTCGGATTGAAAGTAGTAACTGAACCAGGAGATTCTAAAATTTTCAAAGCTGGTCAAATGATTACCGCTAGAGAATTGAGAGACGAAAATTCTAAACTGAAGAGAGAAGATCTTCAATTAGTAGAAGTTCGTGAAGCACTTACTGCAACTGCAACGCCTGTATTACAAGGTATTACCAGAGCAGCTTTACAGACTAAGTCTTTCATGTCTGCAGCATCATTCCAAGAGACTACTAAAGTTCTAAACGAAGCAGCAGTGTCTGGTAAAGTAGACGAACTAAACGGTCTTAAAGAAAATGTAATCGTAGGACACAGAATTCCTGCAGGTACAGGTCTTAAAGATTATCAAAGTGTAATCGTGGGTTCTAAAAAAGAATTCGAGGATTTAAATTAA